A portion of the Rhinopithecus roxellana isolate Shanxi Qingling chromosome 19, ASM756505v1, whole genome shotgun sequence genome contains these proteins:
- the PSME3 gene encoding proteasome activator complex subunit 3 codes for MASLLKVDQEVKLKVDSFRERITSEAEDLVANFFPKKLLELDSFLKEPILNIHDLTQIHSDMNLPVPDPILLTNSHDGLDGPTYKKRRLDECEEAFQGTKVFVMPNGMLKSNQQLVDIIEKVKPEIRLLIEKCNTVKMWVQLLIPRIEDGNNFGVSIQEETVAELRTVESEAASYLDQISRYYITRAKLVSKIAKYPHVEDYRRTVTEIDEKEYISLRLIISELRNQYVTLHDMILKNIEKIKRPRSSNAETLY; via the exons ATGGCCTCGTTGCTGAAGGTGGATCAGGAAGTGAAGCTCAAG GTTGATTCTTTCAGGGAACGCATCACAAGTGAG GCAGAAGACTTGGTGGCAAATTTTTTCCCAAAGAAGTTATTAGAACTTGATAGTTTTCTGAAG GAACCAATCTTAAACATCCATGACCTAACTCAGATCCACTCTGACATGAATCTCCCAGTCCCTGACCCCATTCTTCTCACCAATAGCCATGATGGACTGGATGGT CCCACTTATAAGAAGCGAAGGTTGGATGAGTGTGAAGAAGCCTTCCAAG GAACCAAGGTGTTTGTGATGCCCAATGGGATGCTGAAAAGCAACCAGCAGCTGGTGGACATTATTGAGAAAGTGAAACCTGAGATCCGGCTGTTGATTGAAAAATGTAACACG GTCAAAATGTGGGTACAGCTCCTGATTCCCAGGATAGAAGATGGAAACAACTTTGGGGTGTCCATTCAG gaggAAACAGTTGCAGAGCTGAGAACTGTTGAGAGTGAAGCTGCATCTTATCTGGACCAGATTTCTAG aTATTATATTACAAGAGCCAAATTGGTTTCTAAAATAGCTAAATATCCCCATGTG GAGGACTATCGCCGGACCGTGACAGAGATTGATGAGAAAGAATATATCAGCCTTCGGCTCATCATATCAGAGCTGAGGAATCAATAT GTCACTCTACATGACATGATCCTGAAAAATATCGAGAAGATCAAACGGCCCCGGAGCAGCAATGCAGAGACTCTGTACTGA
- the BECN1 gene encoding beclin-1 isoform X3, with the protein MEGSKTSNNSTMQVSFVCQRCSQPLKLDTSFKILDRVTIQELTAPLLTTAQAKPGETQEEETNSGEEPFIETPRQDGVSRRFIPPARMMSTESANSFTLIGEASDGGTMENLSRRLKVTGDLFDIMSGQTDVDHPLCEECTDTLLDQLDTQLNVTENECQNYKRCLEILEQMNEDDSEQLQMELKELALEEERLIQELEDVEKNRKIVAENLEKVQAEAERLDQEEAQYQREYSEFKRQQLELDDELKSVENQMRYAQIQLDKLKKTNVFNATFHIWHSGQFGTINNFRLGRLPSVPVEWNEINAAWGQTVLLLHALANKMGLKFQRYRLVPYGNHSYLESLTDKSKDGCGKRQD; encoded by the exons ATGGAAGGGTCTAAGACGTCCAACAACAGCACCATGCAGGTGAGCTTCGTGTGCCAGCGCTGCAGCCAGCCCCTGAAACTGGACACGAGTTTCAAGATCCTGGACCGTGTCACCATCCAGGAACTCACAG CTCCATTACTTACCACAGCCCAGGCGAAACCAGGAGAGACCCAGGAGGAAGAGACTAACTCAGGAGAG GAGCCATTTATTGAAACTCCTCGCCAGGATGGTGTCTCTCGCAGATTCATCCCCCCAGCCAG GATGATGTCCACAGAAAGTGCCAACAGCTTCACTCTGATTGGGGAGGCATCTGATGGCGGCACCATGGAGAACCTCAGCCGAAGACTGAAG GTCACTGGAGACCTTTTTGACATCATGTCGGGCCAGACAGATGTGGATCACCCACTCTGTGAGGAATGCACAGATACTCTTTTAGACCAGCTGGACACTCAGCTCAACGTCACTGAAAATGAGTGTCAGAACTACAA ACGCTGTTTGGAGATCTTAGAGCAAATGAATGAGGATGACAGTGAACAGCTACAGATGGAGCTAAAGGAGCTAGCACTAGAGGAGGAGAGGTTGATCCAGGAGCTGGAAGACGTGGAAAAGAACCGCAAGATAGTGGCAGAAAATCTCGAGaaggtccaggctgaggctgagagaCTGGATCAGGAGGAAGCTCA GTATCAGAGAGAATACAGTGAATTTAAACGGCAACAGCTAGAGCTGGATGATGAGCTGAAGAGTGTGGAAAACCAGATGCGTTATGCACAGATTCAGCTGGATAAGCTGAAGAAAACCAATGTCTTTAATGCAACCTTCCACATCTG GCACAGTGGACAGTTTGGCACAATCAATAACTTCAGGCTGGGTCGCCTGCCCAGTGTTCCTGTAGAATGGAATGAGATTAATGCTGCTTGGGGCCAGACTGTGTTGCTGCTCCATGCTCTGGCCAATAAGATGGGTCTGAAATTTCAGAG ATATCGACTTGTTCCTTACGGAAACCATTCATATCTGGAGTCTCTGACAGACAAATCTAAG GATGGATGTGGAAAAAGGCAAGATTGA
- the BECN1 gene encoding beclin-1 isoform X1, with product MEGSKTSNNSTMQVSFVCQRCSQPLKLDTSFKILDRVTIQELTAPLLTTAQAKPGETQEEETNSGEEPFIETPRQDGVSRRFIPPARMMSTESANSFTLIGEASDGGTMENLSRRLKVTGDLFDIMSGQTDVDHPLCEECTDTLLDQLDTQLNVTENECQNYKRCLEILEQMNEDDSEQLQMELKELALEEERLIQELEDVEKNRKIVAENLEKVQAEAERLDQEEAQYQREYSEFKRQQLELDDELKSVENQMRYAQIQLDKLKKTNVFNATFHIWHSGQFGTINNFRLGRLPSVPVEWNEINAAWGQTVLLLHALANKMGLKFQRYRLVPYGNHSYLESLTDKSKELPLYCSGGLRFFWDNKFDHAMVAFLDCVQQFKEEVEKGETRFCLPYRMDVEKGKIEDTGGSGGSYSIKTQFNSEEQWTKALKFMLTNLKWGLAWVSSQFYNK from the exons ATGGAAGGGTCTAAGACGTCCAACAACAGCACCATGCAGGTGAGCTTCGTGTGCCAGCGCTGCAGCCAGCCCCTGAAACTGGACACGAGTTTCAAGATCCTGGACCGTGTCACCATCCAGGAACTCACAG CTCCATTACTTACCACAGCCCAGGCGAAACCAGGAGAGACCCAGGAGGAAGAGACTAACTCAGGAGAG GAGCCATTTATTGAAACTCCTCGCCAGGATGGTGTCTCTCGCAGATTCATCCCCCCAGCCAG GATGATGTCCACAGAAAGTGCCAACAGCTTCACTCTGATTGGGGAGGCATCTGATGGCGGCACCATGGAGAACCTCAGCCGAAGACTGAAG GTCACTGGAGACCTTTTTGACATCATGTCGGGCCAGACAGATGTGGATCACCCACTCTGTGAGGAATGCACAGATACTCTTTTAGACCAGCTGGACACTCAGCTCAACGTCACTGAAAATGAGTGTCAGAACTACAA ACGCTGTTTGGAGATCTTAGAGCAAATGAATGAGGATGACAGTGAACAGCTACAGATGGAGCTAAAGGAGCTAGCACTAGAGGAGGAGAGGTTGATCCAGGAGCTGGAAGACGTGGAAAAGAACCGCAAGATAGTGGCAGAAAATCTCGAGaaggtccaggctgaggctgagagaCTGGATCAGGAGGAAGCTCA GTATCAGAGAGAATACAGTGAATTTAAACGGCAACAGCTAGAGCTGGATGATGAGCTGAAGAGTGTGGAAAACCAGATGCGTTATGCACAGATTCAGCTGGATAAGCTGAAGAAAACCAATGTCTTTAATGCAACCTTCCACATCTG GCACAGTGGACAGTTTGGCACAATCAATAACTTCAGGCTGGGTCGCCTGCCCAGTGTTCCTGTAGAATGGAATGAGATTAATGCTGCTTGGGGCCAGACTGTGTTGCTGCTCCATGCTCTGGCCAATAAGATGGGTCTGAAATTTCAGAG ATATCGACTTGTTCCTTACGGAAACCATTCATATCTGGAGTCTCTGACAGACAAATCTAAG GAGCTGCCGTTATACTGTTCTGGGGGGTTGCGGTTTTTCTGGGACAACAAGTTTGACCATGCAATGGTGGCTTTCCTGGACTGTGTGCAGCAGTTCAAAGAAGAGGTTGAGAAAGGCGAGACACGTTTTTGTCTTCCCTACAG GATGGATGTGGAAAAAGGCAAGATTGAAGACACAGGAGGCAGCGGTGGCTCCTATTCCATCAAAACCCAGTTTAACTCTGAGGAGCAGTGGACAAAAGCTCTCAAGTTCATGCTGACGAATCTTAAGTGGGGTCTTGCGTGGGTATCCTCACAATTTTATAACAAATGA
- the BECN1 gene encoding beclin-1 isoform X2 — protein MMSTESANSFTLIGEASDGGTMENLSRRLKVTGDLFDIMSGQTDVDHPLCEECTDTLLDQLDTQLNVTENECQNYKRCLEILEQMNEDDSEQLQMELKELALEEERLIQELEDVEKNRKIVAENLEKVQAEAERLDQEEAQYQREYSEFKRQQLELDDELKSVENQMRYAQIQLDKLKKTNVFNATFHIWHSGQFGTINNFRLGRLPSVPVEWNEINAAWGQTVLLLHALANKMGLKFQRYRLVPYGNHSYLESLTDKSKELPLYCSGGLRFFWDNKFDHAMVAFLDCVQQFKEEVEKGETRFCLPYRMDVEKGKIEDTGGSGGSYSIKTQFNSEEQWTKALKFMLTNLKWGLAWVSSQFYNK, from the exons ATGATGTCCACAGAAAGTGCCAACAGCTTCACTCTGATTGGGGAGGCATCTGATGGCGGCACCATGGAGAACCTCAGCCGAAGACTGAAG GTCACTGGAGACCTTTTTGACATCATGTCGGGCCAGACAGATGTGGATCACCCACTCTGTGAGGAATGCACAGATACTCTTTTAGACCAGCTGGACACTCAGCTCAACGTCACTGAAAATGAGTGTCAGAACTACAA ACGCTGTTTGGAGATCTTAGAGCAAATGAATGAGGATGACAGTGAACAGCTACAGATGGAGCTAAAGGAGCTAGCACTAGAGGAGGAGAGGTTGATCCAGGAGCTGGAAGACGTGGAAAAGAACCGCAAGATAGTGGCAGAAAATCTCGAGaaggtccaggctgaggctgagagaCTGGATCAGGAGGAAGCTCA GTATCAGAGAGAATACAGTGAATTTAAACGGCAACAGCTAGAGCTGGATGATGAGCTGAAGAGTGTGGAAAACCAGATGCGTTATGCACAGATTCAGCTGGATAAGCTGAAGAAAACCAATGTCTTTAATGCAACCTTCCACATCTG GCACAGTGGACAGTTTGGCACAATCAATAACTTCAGGCTGGGTCGCCTGCCCAGTGTTCCTGTAGAATGGAATGAGATTAATGCTGCTTGGGGCCAGACTGTGTTGCTGCTCCATGCTCTGGCCAATAAGATGGGTCTGAAATTTCAGAG ATATCGACTTGTTCCTTACGGAAACCATTCATATCTGGAGTCTCTGACAGACAAATCTAAG GAGCTGCCGTTATACTGTTCTGGGGGGTTGCGGTTTTTCTGGGACAACAAGTTTGACCATGCAATGGTGGCTTTCCTGGACTGTGTGCAGCAGTTCAAAGAAGAGGTTGAGAAAGGCGAGACACGTTTTTGTCTTCCCTACAG GATGGATGTGGAAAAAGGCAAGATTGAAGACACAGGAGGCAGCGGTGGCTCCTATTCCATCAAAACCCAGTTTAACTCTGAGGAGCAGTGGACAAAAGCTCTCAAGTTCATGCTGACGAATCTTAAGTGGGGTCTTGCGTGGGTATCCTCACAATTTTATAACAAATGA
- the CNTD1 gene encoding cyclin N-terminal domain-containing protein 1 isoform X2, with the protein MVKQAENIYRQATIQPRDNKRESQNWRALKEQLVNKFTLRLVSCVQLASKLSFQNKIISNITVLNFLQALGYLHTKEELLESELDVLKSLNFQINLPTPLAYVEMLLEVLGYNGCLVPAMRLHATCLTLLDLVYLLHEPIYESLLRASIENSTPSQLQGEKFISVKEDFMLLAVGIIAASAFIQNHECWSQVVGHLQSITGIALASIAEFSYAILTHSVGANTPGRQQSIPPHLAARALKTVASSNT; encoded by the exons ATGGTAAAACAGGCAGAAAACATCTACAGGCAAGCCACAATCCAGCCAAGAGATAATAAGAGAGAGTCTCAGAATTGGAGGGCTCTGAAAGAGCAGCTTGTCAACAAGTTTACTCTCCGTCTTGTGTCATGTGTTCAGTTGGCCAGCAAACTTTCCTTCCAAAACAAA ATCATCAGCAACATTACAGTCCTGAATTTCCTCCAGGCTCTAGGCTATCTACACACTAAAGAAGAACTGCTGGAGTCAGAGCTTGATGTTTTGAAGTCCCTGAACTTCCAAATTAATCTGCCCACTCCCCTGGCATATGTGGAGATGCTCCTAGAGGTTTTAG GATACAATGGCTGTTTGGTTCCAGCCATGAGGCTGCATGCAACCTGTCTGACACTGCTCGACCTGGTCTATCTTCTGCATGAACCCATATATGAGAGCCTGTTGAGGGCTTCAATTGAGAACTCCACACCCAGTCAGCTGCAAGG GGAAAAGTTTATTTCAGTGAAGGAAGACTTCATGCTGTTGGCAGTAGGAATCATTGCAGCAAGTGCTTTCATCCAAAACCATGAGTGTTGGAGCCAG GTTGTGGGGCATTTGCAGAGCATCACTGGTATTGCCTTGGCAAGCATTGCTGAGTTCTCTTATGCAATCCTGACTCACAGCGTGGGAGCCAACACTCCGGGGAGACAGCAGTCTATTCCTCCCCACCTGGCAGCCAGAGCTCTGAAGACTGTTGCTTCCTCTAACACATGA